A portion of the Bacteroidota bacterium genome contains these proteins:
- a CDS encoding ComEC family competence protein, which yields MQDFLKKIPFLRLVIPFIIGIFVGIEFDLSQNIILILILIFFLCLIFLQFAKKINNQYSHRWIFGGFLFVLFIFFGITSVNIKKSDSPKQTKPDEKLIIGKIIEPLLENKNFYKTKLEIEAIKYDSAWIHKNQKAIIYFKKIDSIIPKFGSKLLISCKLNFISEPKNPHEFNYKKYLEHQQIYFQSFVSENKWQFLEKQAINPILYSSQILKNKILNIYQNHGIIDKEFAVLSAITLGYREKLDAETKQVFSASGAMHILAVSGLHIGIVYFIFSYLLKFLEKFKKGIIIKSCLLIILLAYYAYLTGLSPSVIRATIMFIFIILGKLINRQSNIYNILSISAFFMLLYNPYYILNVGFQLSYVAVAGIVFIQPKLYNLVKIKYWVFQKIYALITVAIAAQIATAPIGLFYFHQFPNYFLITNILAIPLAFLIMYFAISLLAFSFSETIANFLAGILHQIVKYLNNSLNYIETLPFSVTQNISIGISELIIIYILTVFTIAFFLHKKYKYLLISLTSILVLFGINFVSQTNKHNKHFFVYNISGHSAINFIGYNENILFCDSALIHDSKKIDFHIKNNWIKSGLEQNSTLCIPDSQLYNYHDISLQQFIIKNNASFFRFYDKQIFILNDSEILSYTAKEKLELDFVIISKNIKTSISDLLNLFRIKKIIFDSSINKKKLSVWTNECENLNIEYHAVSNDNFFVYKIDE from the coding sequence TTGCAAGATTTTCTAAAAAAGATTCCATTCCTGCGCCTGGTTATTCCTTTTATAATCGGAATTTTTGTTGGTATTGAATTTGATCTTTCTCAAAACATAATACTAATTTTAATACTGATATTTTTCTTATGCCTTATTTTTCTTCAGTTTGCTAAAAAAATAAACAACCAGTATAGTCATAGATGGATTTTTGGAGGATTTCTTTTTGTGCTGTTTATCTTTTTTGGAATTACTTCGGTAAATATCAAAAAGTCTGATTCCCCAAAACAAACAAAGCCGGATGAGAAACTGATTATTGGAAAAATAATAGAACCACTACTGGAAAACAAAAATTTCTACAAAACCAAGCTGGAAATAGAAGCTATAAAATACGATTCTGCCTGGATACATAAAAATCAAAAAGCTATAATATATTTCAAAAAAATCGATTCGATTATACCAAAATTCGGAAGTAAGTTATTAATTTCTTGCAAATTAAATTTCATTTCCGAGCCAAAAAATCCACACGAATTTAACTACAAAAAATATCTGGAACATCAACAAATATATTTTCAATCTTTCGTGTCGGAAAATAAATGGCAATTTCTTGAAAAGCAAGCAATTAATCCAATTCTATATTCATCGCAAATTTTAAAAAACAAAATCCTGAATATTTATCAAAATCACGGAATAATAGATAAGGAATTTGCAGTACTTTCAGCTATAACTCTTGGCTACAGAGAGAAACTTGATGCAGAAACTAAGCAAGTTTTTTCGGCTTCAGGAGCAATGCACATTTTGGCTGTCTCGGGCTTACATATAGGAATTGTTTATTTCATTTTTAGCTATTTACTAAAATTTCTTGAAAAATTTAAGAAAGGAATTATTATAAAATCTTGTTTGCTGATTATTTTGCTTGCATACTATGCTTATCTAACTGGATTGTCGCCATCAGTAATAAGGGCAACTATCATGTTCATTTTCATAATTTTAGGTAAACTAATCAATCGGCAATCGAATATTTATAATATACTATCGATATCTGCTTTTTTCATGCTCCTTTACAATCCATATTACATCCTGAATGTTGGATTTCAATTGTCATATGTTGCAGTTGCCGGAATTGTTTTTATACAACCAAAACTCTACAATCTGGTTAAAATAAAATATTGGGTATTTCAAAAAATTTACGCTCTAATAACAGTGGCTATAGCTGCTCAAATTGCAACTGCTCCAATTGGATTGTTCTATTTTCATCAGTTCCCTAACTATTTTCTCATAACCAACATTTTGGCTATACCTCTCGCTTTTCTGATAATGTATTTTGCAATTTCTCTATTGGCTTTTTCTTTTTCGGAAACTATTGCGAACTTTTTAGCTGGAATTTTACACCAAATTGTTAAATATTTAAACAATTCGCTGAATTATATTGAGACATTGCCATTTTCTGTTACACAGAATATTTCTATTGGAATTTCAGAATTAATAATAATATATATTCTTACAGTTTTTACAATTGCCTTCTTTTTGCATAAAAAATATAAGTATTTGTTGATTTCATTAACATCAATATTAGTTTTGTTCGGGATAAATTTTGTTTCGCAAACAAATAAACACAATAAGCATTTTTTCGTTTATAACATTAGCGGACACTCAGCAATAAATTTTATTGGGTATAATGAAAATATACTTTTTTGCGATTCTGCATTAATTCATGATTCCAAAAAAATTGATTTTCATATTAAAAATAATTGGATAAAATCAGGATTAGAGCAAAACTCAACTCTTTGCATTCCTGACTCACAGCTATATAACTATCATGATATAAGTTTACAACAATTTATTATCAAGAACAATGCAAGTTTTTTTCGTTTTTATGATAAACAAATTTTCATTTTAAACGACAGTGAAATTTTAAGTTATACGGCAAAAGAAAAACTTGAGCTCGATTTTGTTATAATTTCAAAAAATATAAAAACCTCAATTTCAGACCTATTAAATTTATTTAGAATTAAAAAAATTATTTTCGATTCATCTATCAATAAAAAGAAATTATCAGTGTGGACTAATGAATGTGAAAATTTAAACATTGAATACCATGCAGTAAGTAATGACAATTTTTTTGTTTATAAAATTGACGAATAA
- a CDS encoding TrkH family potassium uptake protein: MRINIRIIFKILGMLLILEGIFMLFSLPFSIYYEEDDLFSIIISSGISLSIGLLSYFSNRNASTSIRKREGYILVSLVWIVFSIFGSLPFIISGYIPNITNAFFETISGFTTTGASVLNDIESLPHGLLFWRSMTQWLGGMGIIVLSLAILPILGIGGMQLYIAEVPGPVPDKLHPKVTATAKRLWSIYAIFTLIETILLFFGGMDFFDAINHSLTTMATGGYSTKQASIAYFNSPFIQYVILFFMFVAGMNFTLSYFALKGNFSKIWKNEEFRYYLGFIVGISIIIFAGLFFSSNLSVEISFRNALFQVVSIMTTTGFVTDNYLAWMPFMMILILMIMFFGGSAGSTGGSMKIVRIVLMLKNSVLELKRLIIPNVVQNLKLNNQSIPKETISNVLAFIVFYILIFVFGVIVMSALGLDLESAMGAVAATLGNIGPGIGSVGPMDNFYAIPDFGKWFLSFLMLLGRLEIFTVLVLFSPLFWKK; encoded by the coding sequence ATGAGAATAAACATCAGAATAATTTTCAAAATTCTTGGAATGCTATTAATCCTTGAGGGGATTTTTATGTTATTTTCATTGCCATTTTCCATATATTATGAAGAAGACGACCTTTTTTCTATAATAATTTCATCGGGAATTTCTTTGAGTATCGGACTATTAAGCTATTTCTCAAACAGAAATGCAAGCACAAGTATCAGAAAACGAGAAGGATATATATTAGTAAGTCTTGTTTGGATAGTTTTTTCAATTTTTGGTTCACTACCATTTATTATAAGCGGGTATATTCCAAATATTACAAACGCATTTTTCGAGACAATCTCAGGTTTTACTACCACAGGGGCTTCAGTATTGAACGATATTGAATCTTTGCCGCATGGACTCTTGTTTTGGCGAAGCATGACGCAGTGGCTGGGTGGAATGGGAATTATTGTCCTTTCTTTGGCTATATTACCTATTTTAGGAATTGGTGGAATGCAACTTTATATTGCCGAAGTACCTGGACCAGTACCTGATAAACTTCATCCGAAAGTTACAGCTACAGCTAAACGTTTATGGAGCATATATGCAATTTTTACACTCATAGAAACTATATTGCTATTTTTTGGAGGAATGGATTTTTTCGATGCAATTAACCATTCGTTAACCACAATGGCAACAGGAGGATACTCAACCAAACAAGCAAGCATAGCCTATTTTAACTCACCGTTTATTCAGTATGTTATATTATTTTTTATGTTTGTTGCAGGAATGAATTTTACACTTTCTTACTTTGCCTTAAAAGGAAATTTTAGCAAAATATGGAAAAATGAAGAATTCAGATATTATTTGGGATTTATTGTTGGTATTTCAATCATAATTTTCGCCGGCTTATTTTTCTCAAGCAATCTTTCTGTAGAAATTTCATTTCGAAATGCATTGTTTCAGGTTGTTTCAATAATGACAACAACCGGTTTCGTTACAGACAACTATCTTGCCTGGATGCCATTTATGATGATACTAATTCTGATGATAATGTTTTTTGGAGGTTCGGCAGGATCTACCGGTGGCAGCATGAAAATTGTTAGAATTGTTTTGATGCTAAAAAACAGCGTTTTAGAATTAAAAAGGCTCATAATTCCTAATGTCGTACAAAATCTAAAACTAAACAATCAATCTATTCCGAAAGAAACCATCTCAAATGTTTTAGCATTTATCGTTTTTTATATTTTGATATTTGTTTTTGGAGTGATAGTAATGTCGGCACTCGGATTAGATTTGGAATCTGCAATGGGTGCAGTAGCTGCCACTCTAGGAAATATTGGACCCGGCATTGGTTCAGTAGGTCCTATGGACAATTTTTACGCAATTCCTGATTTCGGGAAATGGTTTCTATCGTTTTTAATGCTATTAGGACGATTAGAGATTTTTACCGTTTTAGTTCTATTTTCTCCGCTTTTTTGGAAAAAATAA
- a CDS encoding chloride channel protein, whose product MFRTLFLKILVWRIRNIPDQYFMLILSIIVGTAGGLMALTLKTLVWHFSDLLLEGMHYSYFENLNFDNFLLLVYPSIGISLTVLMKKYIIKDKIKHNISAILRSISKRKSFMKAHKTYSSFLGGIITASFGGSIGLESPIISSGAAIGSNFGRVFHLNYKQVTVLLACGSSGAIAAIFNTPIAAIVFAIEVLMIDLTRFSLVPLLLASVSGAIINKFLFKDEILIDFKTTDILDVNDIPFFVVLGILSGFVSLYFTKMFLYIERKFDRLKKMYNQVIVGGIILGIMIFVFPPLYGEGYETIKAVLEGDYQNVIHASLFEVFQNNFLLFIIFFLLLIFFKVIATATTFSAGGIGGIFAPSLFTGAILGFVFARTINHLNIGINIPESEFALVGMACLLGGVLHAPLTGIFLIAEITGGYELILPLMLATTISYVTVKILVKNSIFTMQLAKTGELITHHKDKAILTFMNLQSVIEKDFLTISEKKSLGDLVKVISKSKRNIFPVIDDRKTLIGIVYLDNIRELMFNTEMYNNTFVTNVMIAPQAYIQVNDPMNIVMEKFQETNAWNLPVVEDGKYVGFVSKSKLFSVYRKHLIDISEE is encoded by the coding sequence ATGTTTAGAACTTTATTTTTAAAAATATTGGTTTGGAGAATTCGGAATATCCCTGACCAATATTTCATGCTAATTCTCAGTATAATAGTTGGTACTGCCGGTGGACTAATGGCTCTTACATTGAAGACTTTAGTGTGGCATTTCAGCGATTTGCTGCTTGAAGGAATGCACTATAGTTATTTCGAAAACCTAAATTTCGATAATTTTTTACTGTTGGTTTATCCAAGCATTGGGATTAGCCTGACTGTATTAATGAAAAAATATATTATTAAAGATAAAATCAAACATAATATTTCAGCAATTCTACGATCAATTTCAAAAAGAAAAAGTTTTATGAAAGCTCATAAAACCTACTCATCATTCCTCGGAGGAATAATAACTGCCAGTTTTGGAGGATCTATAGGATTAGAATCTCCAATAATTTCATCGGGAGCTGCAATTGGTTCAAATTTTGGTAGAGTTTTTCATCTTAATTACAAACAAGTTACGGTGCTTTTAGCTTGTGGCTCATCAGGAGCAATAGCAGCAATTTTTAATACTCCAATTGCTGCAATAGTTTTTGCGATAGAGGTTTTAATGATAGACTTAACAAGATTCAGTTTGGTCCCACTTTTACTTGCTTCCGTAAGTGGAGCTATTATTAATAAATTTCTTTTCAAAGACGAAATTCTAATAGATTTTAAAACTACAGATATTTTAGATGTAAATGATATTCCGTTTTTTGTTGTTTTAGGAATACTCTCAGGTTTTGTTTCACTATACTTTACAAAAATGTTTTTGTATATAGAAAGAAAATTCGACCGCCTAAAAAAAATGTACAATCAAGTAATTGTGGGTGGTATTATTCTTGGAATAATGATTTTTGTATTTCCTCCCCTATATGGTGAAGGATATGAGACTATTAAGGCAGTCCTTGAGGGTGATTATCAAAATGTAATACATGCTAGCCTATTTGAAGTATTTCAAAATAATTTTCTTCTATTTATAATATTTTTTTTACTACTTATATTTTTCAAGGTAATAGCTACAGCAACAACTTTTTCTGCTGGCGGGATAGGTGGAATATTTGCACCATCGCTTTTCACTGGTGCTATTCTCGGATTTGTTTTTGCAAGAACCATCAATCATCTGAATATTGGCATTAATATTCCCGAAAGTGAATTTGCACTCGTTGGTATGGCGTGTTTGCTGGGCGGAGTGCTACATGCTCCTTTAACAGGAATCTTTCTAATTGCTGAAATTACTGGTGGCTATGAATTGATATTACCCCTTATGTTAGCTACAACAATTTCGTATGTAACTGTAAAAATTTTGGTTAAAAACTCTATTTTTACAATGCAGCTTGCAAAAACAGGAGAGTTGATAACTCATCATAAAGATAAAGCTATTCTGACTTTTATGAACTTACAATCTGTAATTGAAAAAGATTTTCTTACAATTTCTGAAAAGAAATCTTTGGGCGATTTGGTAAAAGTAATTTCAAAATCGAAACGAAATATATTTCCTGTAATTGACGATCGAAAGACTTTGATAGGAATTGTTTATCTTGATAATATCAGAGAATTAATGTTCAATACAGAAATGTACAATAATACTTTTGTTACAAATGTCATGATAGCTCCACAGGCTTATATACAAGTAAATGATCCGATGAATATCGTAATGGAAAAATTTCAGGAAACAAATGCCTGGAACCTTCCTGTAGTTGAAGATGGAAAATATGTTGGATTTGTTTCGAAATCAAAATTATTTTCTGTTTACCGAAAGCATTTGATTGATATTTCTGAAGAATAG
- the trkA gene encoding Trk system potassium transporter TrkA has translation MKIIIAGAGEVGTHLAKMLSYENHNIIVIDKDETKLQYIRSHFETLTINGSVTSPKALTDANIGQCDLFISVSPTEELNLVSSIIAKNLGAKQTVARINNYEFLSPKNKEFFKTKGIDSIIYPEVLAARQVIGLLRQVGTTEKFEFTGGKLSLMAIKLDKNAPIINKTLKEASQINDSFDYRAVSITRNSKAIIPKGDDIFLENDLVHVISNQAGISNLMKFSGKEQYFIKDIMILGGSRIGKRTARELQNNFNIKLIELDKEKCDLLADDLEKTTILNEDGTNMELLKESGIENMDAFIAVTENSETNILSCMLAKKLGVKKTIAEIENIDFIELAKSAGIDTIINKKLIAASHIFRFTMKAKVVMFQCLSGMDAEVLEFVVQPDSLITKKNLRNLNFSKDAIIGGVVRGDSSFIASGETVINGYDKVVVFAKPSAVHKIEKFFI, from the coding sequence ATGAAAATTATTATTGCTGGTGCTGGAGAAGTTGGAACTCATTTAGCTAAAATGCTGTCCTATGAAAATCATAATATAATTGTTATTGATAAAGACGAAACAAAACTCCAATATATAAGAAGTCATTTCGAAACCTTAACAATAAACGGTTCTGTAACATCGCCAAAGGCGCTCACAGATGCAAATATTGGGCAATGCGATTTATTTATTTCGGTAAGTCCCACCGAAGAATTGAACTTAGTCTCAAGTATAATTGCTAAAAATTTGGGAGCAAAACAAACCGTTGCGAGAATCAATAATTACGAATTTCTTAGTCCAAAAAATAAAGAGTTTTTCAAAACTAAAGGTATCGATTCAATTATCTATCCCGAAGTTCTTGCTGCACGGCAAGTTATAGGTTTACTCAGACAAGTTGGCACCACAGAAAAATTTGAATTTACTGGCGGCAAACTTTCATTGATGGCAATAAAATTAGACAAAAACGCACCTATTATTAATAAAACTTTAAAAGAAGCCTCACAAATTAATGATTCTTTTGACTACAGAGCAGTTTCGATTACTAGAAATTCTAAAGCAATAATTCCAAAAGGAGACGATATATTTTTAGAAAATGACTTGGTTCATGTGATTTCAAATCAAGCCGGCATCTCGAATTTAATGAAATTTTCAGGCAAAGAACAATATTTTATTAAGGACATTATGATTCTTGGTGGAAGCAGAATTGGAAAAAGAACTGCACGAGAACTTCAAAACAATTTTAATATAAAACTAATAGAACTTGATAAAGAAAAATGCGATTTATTGGCTGATGATCTTGAAAAAACCACCATTTTGAACGAAGACGGAACAAATATGGAATTGCTCAAAGAATCAGGAATTGAAAATATGGACGCATTTATTGCTGTTACAGAAAATTCTGAAACAAATATTTTGTCGTGTATGCTTGCAAAAAAGCTTGGGGTCAAAAAAACTATTGCCGAAATTGAAAATATTGATTTTATCGAATTGGCAAAAAGTGCCGGCATTGATACAATAATAAACAAAAAACTGATTGCAGCCAGCCATATTTTCCGTTTTACGATGAAAGCAAAAGTAGTTATGTTTCAATGCCTTAGTGGAATGGATGCAGAGGTTTTAGAATTTGTAGTTCAGCCCGATTCTTTAATTACGAAGAAAAATTTGAGGAATCTAAATTTCTCTAAAGATGCCATAATCGGTGGTGTAGTTCGCGGCGATTCGAGTTTTATTGCATCAGGCGAAACTGTGATAAACGGCTACGACAAAGTTGTAGTTTTTGCAAAACCAAGTGCCGTACACAAAATCGAAAAATTCTTTATTTAA
- a CDS encoding LruC domain-containing protein: protein MKNIVKIGIIFLIFISLTFCKKESPTLNNPTNTVSMTELIIDPSFDFSNTKSVELEIIAELRNGHPLARIRLDILEHSENKSEGEIIHLFTGSTNIMGVLKKDIIIPSYVTQIKLRNEYLGLPDEIILPVINNRISYKYGDPINTAKGFTGTRSVSNNQSVTLSFMGTWDTDGVPDYLEATSDVISTYFLNDITNSLPESNSVLNHHPQYVSDTVETNLVISDSSAVYITFVHEGAYNKNTVGYYTYPSGSPPATPSNISEHIVIFPNLSFAGAGGGLQAGDKVLLDTFPANIEIGFFLIANGWDEPNDTVDNGSYILYTNDNLNTTANQEQHMVLLNDLERERYLAGFEDIKRYAPTCDHDFNDAVFYATVEEIVDDSIARLDPAQDCDNDGISDTLDDYPCDSLRAFDNVYTGTLAFEDLWPAYGDFDFNDLVVGYSINQITNAWNNVYEIEATWVVRAIGASYHNGFGIELPIAPSLIASVTGGVETVYGTNKAVILAFTDAYTILPGTGNGVVGVNTTIGELYSTPDTVVQRIILTHATSIANIGLPPYNPFIRIDGIVDKEVHLPDYPPTDLAVGNSYFGTLNDNSDPGEGIYYKSDLYLPWALHLPAEFDYPKEKSDINSAFLDFGSWAESRGVTNTQWYVNGVGSRNTSNIFTH, encoded by the coding sequence ATGAAAAATATAGTAAAAATTGGCATTATCTTCTTGATATTTATATCACTAACATTTTGCAAGAAAGAGTCCCCCACTCTAAATAATCCAACAAATACAGTTTCGATGACCGAACTGATTATTGATCCGAGTTTTGATTTTTCAAACACAAAATCGGTAGAATTGGAAATAATTGCAGAATTAAGAAACGGACATCCATTGGCTAGAATTAGGCTTGATATTCTTGAGCATTCAGAAAATAAGTCAGAGGGAGAAATAATTCACTTATTCACAGGATCTACCAATATTATGGGAGTCTTAAAGAAGGACATTATAATTCCTTCTTATGTTACTCAAATTAAATTACGAAATGAATATTTAGGGCTCCCAGATGAGATAATATTACCAGTAATTAATAATAGAATTTCGTATAAATATGGCGATCCTATAAATACCGCGAAAGGATTTACAGGTACACGTTCAGTAAGCAATAACCAGTCAGTTACATTAAGTTTCATGGGAACATGGGATACAGATGGAGTGCCAGATTATCTTGAAGCTACTAGTGACGTAATCAGTACATATTTTTTAAATGATATAACTAACTCATTACCTGAAAGTAATAGTGTTCTTAATCATCATCCACAGTATGTTTCAGACACTGTGGAAACAAATCTGGTTATTTCAGATTCAAGTGCAGTATATATAACATTTGTTCATGAAGGTGCATATAATAAAAATACAGTAGGCTACTATACCTATCCTTCTGGAAGTCCTCCAGCAACTCCAAGTAATATATCTGAGCATATTGTGATATTTCCAAATCTTTCATTTGCCGGTGCAGGTGGTGGACTACAAGCCGGAGACAAAGTATTGTTGGATACATTTCCAGCAAATATAGAAATCGGTTTTTTTCTTATTGCAAATGGTTGGGATGAGCCTAATGATACTGTAGATAATGGGTCCTATATTCTTTATACAAATGATAATCTGAACACAACTGCAAACCAAGAGCAACATATGGTACTATTGAATGACCTCGAAAGAGAGCGCTACCTTGCAGGATTTGAAGATATCAAAAGATATGCACCTACATGCGACCACGATTTCAATGATGCTGTCTTTTATGCCACTGTAGAAGAAATTGTAGATGATAGTATTGCAAGGTTAGATCCTGCACAAGACTGTGATAACGATGGAATTTCGGATACGCTTGACGATTACCCTTGTGATTCATTACGTGCATTCGATAATGTTTATACAGGGACATTAGCCTTTGAAGATTTATGGCCTGCATATGGCGATTTCGACTTTAATGATTTAGTAGTTGGTTATTCAATAAATCAGATTACTAATGCCTGGAATAATGTGTACGAAATTGAAGCTACTTGGGTTGTTAGAGCTATTGGTGCATCCTACCACAATGGTTTTGGAATTGAACTCCCGATTGCACCAAGTCTTATTGCCTCTGTAACAGGAGGAGTAGAAACGGTGTATGGGACTAATAAAGCAGTGATTTTAGCTTTTACTGATGCATATACTATACTACCAGGTACAGGAAATGGAGTAGTCGGTGTAAACACCACAATTGGTGAACTATACTCAACACCAGATACGGTTGTACAAAGGATTATACTTACTCATGCTACATCAATAGCAAATATTGGTCTTCCTCCTTATAATCCATTCATCAGGATAGATGGAATTGTTGATAAAGAAGTTCATCTTCCTGATTATCCACCAACCGATTTGGCAGTTGGGAATTCATATTTTGGAACTTTAAACGATAATAGTGATCCTGGCGAAGGAATTTATTATAAATCTGATTTGTATTTGCCATGGGCATTACATCTTCCTGCCGAATTTGATTATCCTAAAGAAAAATCTGATATTAATTCCGCATTCCTTGATTTTGGTTCATGGGCAGAAAGTCGAGGTGTAACTAATACACAATGGTATGTAAACGGAGTTGGTAGTAGAAATACAAGCAATATTTTTACTCACTAA
- a CDS encoding DUF4405 domain-containing protein — translation MNTKFNWKDFIIYGFVFSIIFVIFSGIVLYISPNSEFAKLQDWQIFGLTKSIWRSIFISFNLVLIILAILYVSKVDKEFFGKYFNKEKFKKLSESKELFSSIAIVIIVFSISVLEIPPISSISYLSETFEIGWKNKNQGEPVKLSNSMTIGEVAKLFPNISNFDIINKLQVSGLSVKDKNQSLTELSKKNNFPVNEIKRIIISMSEIRTPLKTKEFSKISIADYSIRNGLEGEKVIDFLKENDIIIDSKLETMSEISERNYISQAELQTLLSKLENNHSVGNSANKQQNKVFPNQNYNKMTLKEFSNSLQIDTTSIIAILKKNNMSYESKQTIEEIALANDISAYEIVQLIDTNNQSSQIPIEQLSNAIQNFNLNEVVNKFRENGYDVNIDMIMNRIMQNGISVSGSNQSLKEIAEDNNLTPVQLLDMISGKAGVPEKSDKASGKRKKGVGSVNKKLKELPLQYGVKIETIIERLNAKGITADEEMTIREISINANVSPKEIVDIIKDRKPKK, via the coding sequence ATGAACACGAAATTTAATTGGAAAGATTTTATAATCTACGGTTTTGTATTCTCAATTATATTTGTAATTTTTTCAGGTATAGTTTTATATATTTCTCCTAATTCTGAATTTGCAAAACTTCAAGATTGGCAAATATTTGGTTTAACTAAATCAATTTGGAGAAGCATTTTCATAAGCTTCAATTTAGTATTAATAATTTTAGCAATACTATACGTATCTAAAGTTGACAAAGAATTCTTCGGAAAATATTTTAATAAGGAAAAGTTTAAAAAGCTATCTGAAAGCAAAGAATTGTTCAGTTCGATTGCGATAGTAATAATCGTATTTTCTATTTCTGTTTTAGAAATACCGCCGATTAGTTCAATTTCATATTTGAGCGAAACCTTCGAAATTGGCTGGAAGAACAAAAATCAAGGAGAACCGGTAAAATTGAGCAATAGTATGACAATTGGTGAGGTAGCCAAACTATTTCCAAATATTTCTAATTTCGACATTATAAATAAACTCCAAGTATCAGGTCTGAGTGTAAAAGATAAAAACCAAAGCCTTACTGAATTAAGTAAAAAAAACAATTTTCCGGTAAATGAGATAAAGCGAATTATTATCTCCATGTCCGAAATAAGAACACCACTGAAAACAAAAGAGTTTTCGAAAATCTCTATTGCCGATTACTCGATTCGTAATGGTTTAGAAGGAGAAAAAGTTATTGATTTTCTTAAAGAAAACGATATTATAATTGACTCAAAGTTGGAAACAATGTCTGAAATAAGCGAGCGGAATTACATTTCACAAGCTGAACTTCAAACTCTTTTATCAAAATTGGAAAATAATCATAGCGTTGGGAATTCAGCAAATAAACAGCAGAATAAAGTATTCCCAAATCAGAATTATAATAAAATGACTTTGAAGGAATTCTCAAATAGCTTACAAATAGATACAACATCTATTATAGCTATTTTGAAAAAAAATAATATGTCTTACGAAAGCAAACAAACAATAGAAGAAATTGCTTTAGCGAATGATATATCAGCTTATGAAATTGTTCAATTAATTGATACTAATAATCAGAGTTCACAAATACCCATTGAGCAACTTTCTAATGCAATTCAAAACTTCAATTTAAATGAAGTTGTAAACAAATTCCGAGAAAATGGCTACGATGTAAATATCGATATGATAATGAATAGAATTATGCAAAATGGAATTAGTGTTTCCGGATCAAATCAAAGCCTAAAAGAAATTGCAGAAGATAATAATCTTACACCAGTACAATTGTTAGATATGATTTCAGGAAAAGCCGGAGTTCCTGAAAAATCGGATAAAGCCAGTGGGAAAAGGAAAAAGGGAGTTGGTTCGGTAAATAAAAAACTTAAAGAGCTTCCTTTACAATATGGTGTTAAGATAGAAACAATTATAGAAAGACTTAATGCAAAAGGAATCACTGCAGATGAGGAAATGACTATTCGCGAAATATCAATTAATGCAAATGTTTCACCAAAAGAAATTGTTGATATAATTAAAGATAGAAAACCGAAAAAATAG